GGGGCACCCGAAGTTCAGGTCGATGTGATCGGCGAGGCCCTCTTCCGCGATCATGCGGACGGCCTTGCCGACGGTGGCGGGGTCGACGCCGTACAGCTGGATCGAGCGGGGCTTCTCCGTCTCGTCGAAGTGGATCAGCTGCATGGTCTTCTCGTTGCGCTCGACCAGGGCGCGCGTGGTGATCATCTCGCTGACGAAGAGGCCCTTGCCGCCGCTGAACTCGCGGCACAGCGTCCGGAACGGCGCGTTCGTGATGCCCGCCATGGGGGCGAGCACGACGGGCGGCTGCACGGTGTGCGGGCCGATCGACAGGGGCTTCGGCAGGGACGGCATCGATGATCTCCGGGACGGACGACGGGACCCTCTATTGTCCCTCACGCGCGGACCGCCCGTTTCCCCCGGTACCGACGGCCGCCCCGCCCTCCCCCACTGGCAGCTTCGGCGGCTCCGACAACTCGGCCAGCCTCTCCAGCCGCTCCTCGGTCGCGTCGTCGGCGGGGACGTACGCGATCAGGCGGTACGACTGCACCAGCGGGGCCATCCACAGCATCCGGTGCTCCAGGCGGAGCAGGCCGACCTTCGGGTGCTGGTAGCGCTTGACGTGCGGCGACATCGTCGCGACCTCGTGCCGCTCCCACAGCTCGCGGAACTCCGCGGACGCCCCGACGAGCCGGTCCCGCAGCTCCTTCCACGCGGGCTCGGCGCCGTGCTCGGCCATGGAGCCGCGGAACTTCGCGACGAGGTCGCGCAGCATCTCGTCCCGGTCGAGGAAGGTCTCCCGCCAGCTCCCGCTGGTGGCGAGGAGCCACAGGCAGTTGCGATCGCGCGGCTCCATCGCGTCGAAGTCGCCGAAGACGTGGGTCCAGGAGCGGTTGTACGCGAGGACGTCGTAGCGGCCGTTCTGCACGGTGGCCGGGTAGGGCGTGAGGCGGCGGAGGAGTCGCCGCACCTCCGCGGAGAGGGCGTTGCACTCCGCCTCGGGGCGCGTGTCGATGGCACCGGCGAGTGCGAAGAGGTGCGCGCGCTCGCTGGGGTCCATGCGCAGCGCCCGCGCGATCGCGTCGATGACCTGCGCGGACACCTTGATGGGCCGGGCCTGCTCCAGCCACGTGTACCAGGTGACGCCCACGTTGGAGAGCTGCGCGACCTCCTCGCGCCGCAGCCCCGGAGTGCGGCGTCGGGTCCCGCGGACCAGCCCCACCTGCTCGGGCGTGACGCGCTCGCGGCGGCTGCGGAGGAATGCGGCGAGCTCCTGGCGGCGGATGTCGGCGGCGGGCTCAGCGGGATCCGTCGCCCCGGCCCCTGAGGTCCCCGTTGTAATAGTCACCGTTCAAGACTGACCCATACCGCAGCCTGTTTCCAGGTGCGCCTGCTACCAGGATAAAGAGACTCTGGTACCCCCCTGGAGGCCCGCCCCACCCTCATACCCGTGACTCTCACACCCCCTTCCCTCGCCGCCCCCACCCCCACCCGCCCCCCGTCTCCCCTCACGACCCCCGGCCTGCTCACCCTCCTCCTCGGCGCCTCCCTCTCCAGCATCGACTTCTTCATCGTCAACGTCGCCCTGCCCAGCATCGAGCGCGACCTGCACGCCTCCCCCGCCACGCTGGAGATGGTCGTGGCGGGGTACGCGGTGGCGTACGCCGTGCTGCTCGTGCTCGGCGGCCGGCTCGGCGACACGTACGGACGCAGGAAGCTGT
The sequence above is a segment of the Streptomyces sp. Je 1-369 genome. Coding sequences within it:
- a CDS encoding helix-turn-helix transcriptional regulator, with the protein product MTTGTSGAGATDPAEPAADIRRQELAAFLRSRRERVTPEQVGLVRGTRRRTPGLRREEVAQLSNVGVTWYTWLEQARPIKVSAQVIDAIARALRMDPSERAHLFALAGAIDTRPEAECNALSAEVRRLLRRLTPYPATVQNGRYDVLAYNRSWTHVFGDFDAMEPRDRNCLWLLATSGSWRETFLDRDEMLRDLVAKFRGSMAEHGAEPAWKELRDRLVGASAEFRELWERHEVATMSPHVKRYQHPKVGLLRLEHRMLWMAPLVQSYRLIAYVPADDATEERLERLAELSEPPKLPVGEGGAAVGTGGNGRSAREGQ